A stretch of DNA from Brachyhypopomus gauderio isolate BG-103 chromosome 7, BGAUD_0.2, whole genome shotgun sequence:
TACAAAACAGGACCAGTAGAGGTGTAAAGCTGTTGATGATTTCAGCACTGGTAGCATGACACCAGTTATAGGGTCCTGGATCGGAGAAACCAGCAAGAACAAAGACTTGCATCAACATAATCTAGCAACAAACATAGTATTAAAAATTATACTACTTCTATATTTTGCCACATATTATTTGATTATAACTtcttatttataaaacaacatcaTTACTGTCTGTCACGGTTAGCCCCGCCCCTACCTGTCACTCACGTTTTCTGTCATTGGTAGTCTCTCCTCATGTTTTGTAACCCGGCCCCATCGTTATTGTACTCAGGTGTTTCGCTTGCAGTCTGGTGTATTTAAACCCAGTGTGTAGTCTGGGCTGATCATTGCTTTCTGTACAGCCTCTTGTGTtaatgtgtttttgaaagttaATACGATTTGTGCTTGTTTGTCTAAGTATGTCTCTACGTGTCAGTTATGTTCATGTTATATGACCACTGCCTGCCTGTACGACCCTGATTTTGGACttacctttaataaatctcactcttctcagcgaCAGCGTCTTTCAGAACAGCGGCCCAGGTTCATAGGGTTCTCCTCATATTTTTAGGTCTTCCCCATCAAATGCCCTTGAAGTGGCCCACTGCCTTCACAAAAGCACGTGGAGTATGAAGTAGCACAGTTTCGGGGTTTCGGCTTCTCGTTGGATAGTTTGCATTGGAAACGTGCCCCAAGCTGGATGTAATATGCTCAGAAAGCACTTCAAGGTTACAGGCTAAAACGTGTTGAAGACTATTTGATACAGTCAGTGTAATAACAGTAATGAACCAGGGAATAAACACATATTAGCCCTCATTTTTACACCTAAAAAGAGGTGAAAATGTATTAAAGCGATCAGCTCATGAATGCAAGAGACCTGCTACATAGAAttgatgaatattcattaaacaCTTTGTCAAGGACAGATGGCAGAGCAAAGCACTCTGACTGCTGCTATGCTCTGATTACTACATATCTTTGGACTGCTGGCCTTCTCAAtgcaacacacaaacattcCTGTACCTTAGCAATTTAGCTAACCTTAGCCCTTTTAAATATGTGAAGTATGACATCAAAGACAACTGAATGTTCTCATCCATCCTTTCTATTTACAGTAGTATGGCTTGTCAGATTTGCTAGACATTTCAAAGGCCATTGCTAACAATGCTCGTGTGTGTTAGGGTAGGTTGGAGCGGTATGTTCCGGTTTTGAAAGATTTATGTTAAACAGTCACTCACAAATATTCACACCACATCCTAACTAAAAGAAATACAAGAACaaaaacactttttaaaatgtcaCAGTTGAGCAAGAAATGAGATTTTTGGAAGCACCGAAATATTCAAGACTTCCCGTCAAATAAATACAGTCTGGAAACAGACTTCAGACAGGAAGGAGGCATTGGACAGGAAGGAACAAGCGCATGACACACAGCGGACTGTTGACCGCAGGCAGAAGGACGCACGTCCTGCTCACAGTTCCAAAACCGCTCAACAGCAAACACTCTACACCCTCATGCCTCCTTCTGCTACACCCAAACACTCTACACCCTCATGCCTCCTTCTGCTACACCCAAACACTCTACACCCTCACGCCTCCTTCTGCTACACCCAAACACTCTACACCCTCACGCCTCCTTCTGCTACACCCAAACACTCTACACCCTCACGCCTCCTTCTGCTACACCCAAACACTCTACACCCTCACGCCTCCTTCTGCTACACCCAAACTGCTGAGGCACAGAACAGGACCCCTCCAATAAGCTGCACCTCTCTGGGAAGAACCGAAATACCTAAAGAACTGAAAATCTATCTTAAGGGTCCAAATGAAACTTCTGATGTGGGCAAATGACCTTCTCTGTTTGAATACTGTTTGAAAGCAGtacaaatgacaaaatatcTCCAAGGCCTCTTTCTCAGGTCATTCACAGACATCCTGCGGCAcctctagtagtagtagtagcagttgtagtaatattattagtagtagtagtaatattagtagtagtagtagcagtagtagtagtgaccagaagtagtagcagtagtagtaaccAGTAGTAGTGACCtgaagtagtagtagtggtcCTACATAGAGGACACGAGTGGTCCTACACAGAGGACATGAGTGGTCCTACATAGAGGACACGAGTGGTCCTACACAGAGGACACGAGTGGTCCTACACAGAGGACATGAGTGGTCCTACACAGAGGACACGAGTGGTCCTACATAGAGGACATGAGTGGTCCTACACAGAGGACATGAGTGGTCCTACACAGAGGACACGAGTGGTCCTACACAGAGGACACGAGTGGTCCTACACAGAGGACACGAGTGGTCCTACACAGAGGACATGAGTGGTCCTATTCTTCTTGTGCACTGACAAACATTGCCATCATTTCCTCAATCTCTCTGCTCTGCACTGAATGGCACTACTCACCTTGAACCCAGGCTGTCATGGAAACTGGAAGCAAGAAACTACTGAGACAGACGATGAATAGTGTAAAATAACTCTACAAAGGTGCAGCTGCCTGTCTCACACATCTAAATAAATCCGTTTTGTCTCATTTACGATATCTAAACTAAAGTTGTAGACAGAAGGTCATTGGCATTTTGGCCTGGCATGAATCATAAGCTGATCCAGAGAGCTTCCTGTATGCCTAAGAGatggggggggtgagagaatGAGATACACCCtgagagacggggggggggggggagctgggAGAATGAGATACACCCtgagagacggggggggggggggggggggggagctgggAGAATGAGATGCACCATGAGAGACGGGGGGGGAGCTGGGAGAATGAGATAAACCCTGAAAGACAGGAGGAGCTGAGAGATTGAGATACACCCTGAgagacggggggtgggggggggggtctaagaGATTGAGATACACCCTGAgagacggggggtggggggggggggggtctaagaGATTGAGATACACCctgagagacaggagggagcTGAGAGATTGAGAAACACCCTGAGAGTCAGGAGGAGCTGAGGGAATGAGATACACCCTCCAGCCAATCAATGGCCTGCACTCCTCTcaactctctgtctgtctcagtcATGTTTCTCACTCTTGCTAATTCCTTCAACATTTACACGGTCCACTCCTCAAATCTTTCACATCCTCTCTGTCCACCAAATACCTCAGTTTCTGTTCCAGTCGTGTGTCTCTAAATATTCCTGTTGCCAtcatgagagtgtgtgggtgttgtggatAAAAACCCCACCACAGGCCAAGTAGAATGAAGTGTGTGGTATTGTGTATTGGTTCTGTGGTACTGGGACTGTGGTGTTGGTATTGGTCTTCACGGCAGTTTGGTCATGAATGTTACAGGAAGATATCGCTTAGACACAGCAGGTAGGATGTCTGGTGATGACACAAAAAGAATACAAAAAAGATACGCAAACCGCACACTGGTCATCATAAAGAGGAGCTAGGACCAGCCGTGTGGTCATGGTGACAGTGATGTAATGCAACTTACGTGACTCTGGAAGGTTTTGTCATTTTAGCTGAATAAATCAGACATGCTTTGTGTTACACAGCTATGCCAGATTTGGATGAGTCACAGGGAAATGATTGCACGTTGCTATTTAAATCAAGATACCAGTTCTCTTGACACCATTTCATTATGGCTTCAGCAGAGTTTCACTTATCTCCAAATTGGTTTCGATTTCAAATCTGAAGGCATTTGGAGATAAGGTCAGTGAGCCCTTACCTGCATACATTATCCTGTAACTCTTCACGAagacattaaatgtaaatgtgccataatCCCCATTTTTTAAGTGTTTGTCTTTATATGGTGTTTCTATGCTTGAATTCGTTGGTTTCAGCATAAATGATTATATTTGGCTCTGTTTTGCATTTATTCATTTGTCCCAGAGCACAATGCATTTAGACAGAGAATAAAGCAATGACTTACCGATCAAGTTAGATGTTTACAAAATTATTGCAAATTAGAGTGAATATTAGAAAATATATACACTGACAGTCTCACAGTTTGTGAGACTGTCAGTGTAACTACTGAAGTTTTAACTAAATGAACAAAGGATACTACCAGATATTTTTTTCAGTTGGCTATTTGGTGTTTCTTTTTGTGTAATCTTGGATATAAGGTGGCAAGACTGGTGGTGACAGGCTTCCAAGTCAGGGCACAACAAACCAGAAGAGAAGAGAATAAATGATGCAGCTGTGGTCCCAGAGTAAACAGAACCAGTACCACCAGACTGAAACGTCAACATAAAGACCACCGCTGTAAAACATATGAGGAGTAACAGCGGCGCGACTGCGAAATGCCAAACGGTTCAGGTGTCCATAAAGCACAAGGCTCCTGTTGTCACACCACTGTGTTAAACTACAGCAGGAAGAGGGACTCTTCTCGGGCAGGGAGGGTTTTAAACACCTGTCAGGCTGTCCAGATAAAAGAGGAAACGGTGAGGAAGACAGAGCGAATGAGAGCAGAGGATGGTGACGCAGAACTAGGATTAGTTCTGCCCGGCACTCCCCCACATTAGCGGCGATGCTGGGAACATCGCCACATGGGCACTCTGAAGGGGAGAGTGATGCTGGCTAGAAACACTACTTTAAATCTACACCTAGTAAGGGACATATCACctccaacatcacacacacacacacacacacacacacacacacacacacacacacacacacacacacacacacagcaaagtaGCTGATATTATTTAGCTTTTAATTCGCTCTGAAAATTGCACTGAAAACCACATCCTGCCAATTCACTCTGCAGCAAACCACAACTATTTATCTctcaaaacacacaaaattACTGCCAACATGTAGAAGTGCAGCGTGTGGCCGATTCACTTCCTGGTGCAGCGTGTGGCCGATTCACTTCCTGGTGCAGCCGTAACGCTGTCAGTCCGactcctgtcacacacacatgcactaatCACATTAAAGACATTTTTCAACGCAGATTTCATTTTCATAACTGTAATAACTGTAAAAATTAGTGAAATGAAAAGGATAACGCAGTTTgataatgttttgtttgttttttcagtgTAGCATATTGTGGTTGCATTCTTGTCACATAATAGTAACATTCCCACTTTGTAGGGACATAATCTTCTGCGCATTATGTTCTTCCAGAACTACTCCACAATAAGGAAAGGTGTTAATATACTTTAGTGTGTATATGACATCACCTGGATATGTATTCAAACCACCTCAATGCAAATATCCCAGTAATGAAATATGCAGTAGCTGTGAGGTATAATTATAGAAACATGTTTCATATTCTATGGCACTATTCCCTCCTGACTGGAATGGTCCAGAATTGCAATCTGAATACACTGTGACCTGCAGATCCTGGTCAGCTTGATTGATGGTCAACATGCTCCAAGCACCTAAAAAAGGAAATGAACCGAGTAGTAATTGCATCCTTTGAGTCATTATGTGTTATTTGTCCTTCTGCTGTAGCAGTATGAAAAATTAATGGTTCGCATTCCAAGCAAAGCAGAAGAGCCCTGAAATGACTCTCATATGTCATTTATGAAAAATACAGCTGCCTCTGTCACTGGATAAGGAGGCATCCCTGCCATGCAAATCATGCTGAACAATAATGAGTGCTTAGGAAACCTGGCCCATTTAATAACAGTAAACAGTAACTGACCCATTTAATAACAGTAAAAACACTGTCATTCAAAAAGATATggctactatatatatatatctatatatatatatctatatatatatatatactatagataaaaatatatattgtagCCATATACATTGTAGCCATCTACATATGAggatactatatatatatatatatatatatatatatatatatatatatatatatatatatatatatatatatatatatacactatagataaaaatatatattgtagccatctttttaaatgacagtgacacacacacacacacacacacatatatatatgtattcgTATGACTGTATTCGTGTAACCAGTTGTGTCCCCACATGACTCACACTGATGAAGAGAACCCAAagcacacactctacacacactccacctcagcACAATTAGTTCAGGAATGATTTGCGTGGCAGGACTTTCTCAATCTTGACAGAACATAACCTTACACTGCACCGTTTTCACCCATTAGTGGGCCTAAATTTTCCAAGAGTTATGGTCAGATAGGGCTTTAACTTTGAAGAACAGCGGAACAAAATGTTTTCCAGCTGTTTGAGCAATGTCAGAGGAGCTTAGGGAAGCAGTTTGTGGCAAAATTATTCTGCAATGTGCTGAAAACCTATCCTAATGGTAAATTCCTCAGGTCTTTGGTAGTAGACTCAGACATTTGGGCACTATTAAATCACGATAGTATCCAAAATTCCACACAAGAACCGCATTTCCTAACATGATACTGTGTGAAGTATTTCCTTCCTTATCaagagcaacaacaacaaacgtatattgtgtatatatttCTCCAGAGTGGGGGTTAGAAGGCTTCGTAGTTAGCACGAGCCCTACATGGACGAAGGTAAAACCTGAGGCGTTTCCATCAGCAGGTTCCACAGCTGTCTCCGCCTCCATGGTGGTCAAAGTGGAGGTGTGACTTGTGAAAGCTTTAATTGTACAGCGATGTTAAGAGTCAGCAGTTCAGAGCTCAGGCCAACGGtagagggaaaaaaaagtgctgaGTGGGCCATTTTAGATTGACGCTCTGTCGAGACACAGACGAGCTCTTGTGAGCAACAAAACGTCTCCTGGAGCGTGGCCGTATTGTAGCTCACACTTTTGCCCATCTGGACAGTGAATCTTGCACTAAATATTAGGTTGGTGAACCTAGCTGCCACTCTGGTTGAAAGAGTCATGTATGCACTACGCGTGATCACAGCTGCCTGAACCTTGTACCATGTGACCGTCGGGGACGCTGGGTAATTGTTTTGAACACATCTTCCCACAAATCCACAAATAATAGCACAGTTGACTTCAAAGCAACCTAGAAATGTCCCTACAAAGTGGGAATGTGACTATTATGTGGCTTCATCATACAGCTGGAGAGAAGTTCCTCTCCATGGCCATGCAAGTCCGTCTGCTACTCTGCGGCATACTGCGGGCAGGCCATAAGGACCATACCAGCTATAATCACCGTTATGGACCACGCCACAACTCCTTTAATTGGGCCAGTTGTTCCAGTGCATGCTTCAGAAAATGAAGCATGCACagatgtgtctgtggtgttgcGGGCGTGTCCACATGGACTTGCCATACATTGTCTGCGTTGGAGGGGAATATCTGAGgtcagacagtgtgtgtgtgtgtgtgagtgaaacgGAGCAGGGTCCACTATGAGCTGTGCCTGAGatctcacatgtgtgtgtgtgtgtgtgtgtgtgtgtgtgtgtgtgtgtgtgtgtgtgtgtgtgttttgcatggCCTCTCCTCCTGGTCTACCATCTGGTCTCCATTACTGCTGGGCGTATAAAAGCACGGAGGGAGAAAGTGCCGATCTGACagttccccactctctctctctctctctcttccccgcCAACCACGCAGCGGGTCACTCCAGCAGCCATGAGCTCTGTGCTGTGGgtctgtctgctgtgtgtgcagGGCTGCCTGCTCACGTACGCTCTCGACTGCGCCGACACCGGCAGCGACTGTGACCCCGGGGCGCTAGGCAGCGTTAAGGTAAGCACTTCCTCTTGCCCGCGTTACCCTCAACTTTGTTCTCACGTTTTTTCATGTGCATCTCCTCCTCACATTCCACTCTACCTGATTTGTAGGGGATGAAAGTCACTTGTGAAATGGGTTCAGAGTTGTTTTGCACTGTAAAATTACTAATTAACATTATGTGAAAGTACAACTGGGAAAGATTGTTAAGCACAAACCTTAGGAATGAGCTCTCCGAAACAATAAAGATGCATGTTTACCACCTGATATACCAAGAAAAAGACTGTTAATGTTTGTAATATAATCAAAACTATTATGGCTACTAAAGGGATGGAACAGATGATTTTTtgaaatgtaatccaaaagGCACTGTTGTTTGAAATTTGTTATTCACACTTGTTTGAAATGTGAGACCATTAGTTTTATTTAAGCAAGCATAGTTGAATTATTTCTGTGGTAAGCAACGGTTTGTGAGCTGGCATGCTCAAGCACTCTGTTCCTGGAAGTGGGCGTCACAGTGGTGTGTAAGGAGCGCATTACTGTCCAGGAGGACACACTTCACAGGTATGAAGTGTGATGAGGAAACTGGAGTTATTAAAGGCGGCAGTGGTAGACATCACATCATGTTCAAAGGACTGTTGTAACCACATGGGTGGATATGAATGAGCTCTTTGATGTTtgagctctctctcacactaatGTGGTTGTGAGCCTTTACCATGCTGGTTGCCAAAAATACCCTGAAGGGAACGAGATGTCTCCAACTTTCCATGGTCCTACTGTGAGTCAGTGTCCTGTTTGGCTTTCCGCCTAATGTTAAGGTCCCCctacccactctctctctctctctctcacacacacacacaccactgttcacAAAACTATTCGAAATGTGTTGCTTTTCttctttgtttctctgtgttgCTAATTAAGTAATTAGTTGTGTTGGAGTTAAATGTAGAACTTGTAATGGACGGTCAAGCCAGTCTGGGCCTCTGCAGTGCAGTGTTAGACCCAATGATGCTCGTGCTAGTGAGAGAGCAGACTGGAGTCCAATAAACATAATGGCAAGAATGAAAAAATGTCCCCAAACCAGCATTCTGTCCTCTGTATGTGATGTAATGGGTACCGCAAGGCTGATTATTGGGTTATTTACCTTtgcatataaataataatattctTCCTTGAAAATACTCCAGTTATCTGTCAGATGATTCAGTAACCTACTTTTATATTCGTTCTTTATATGGCTATGCGATAGATAGTCGGCTTGCGGTAATCCTTTCCAGTAGCTATGACACGGGAGAATGGACAGTTTGAAATAGCTGAATTCTCAGATCTAAAGATGGGAGCAAGTTTCCacaaagaagaaaaaatgactAATACACTGGTGGTCAGAAGATGAAGTACATAGTTCTTAAAATGCACTCAATCCAAACATCCATGATCCAAATGTTTTCAGAGAATTCACAGTAGAAATGAACTCATGGTCTTAAAAACAGGAAAAGGTGAGACAAAGTgaataaatgttatttttataagttaataatatTAGACGTTACTTCAACAGAGGAAATCCGGTACTTTGaaattaataaaaacaaaaaaagacttGGATATTCCCAACAGTGCATGGTGAATGGATTCATAATTCAGTTCATTTAATAAATCTCTTTCAGAAAGAATTCACACTCAGTTTTCAGAGTCCTGAATAGAAGTACATTTAAAGCATTTGAATGTGTGCAAAAATTGAGAAAATGCATCTTTGGTTGCAGCAGTTCAGGTACAACACTGATAGGAATATTAGTTTGGGAATACCACCTGAATAAAAATGTTCAGTGTTAATTGACATCAGTGTTAATTGATGTTTCCAGTGTCAGTTTCCTGTTGTAGGATTGCAATTATCCTGAAGcggtagaacagtagaacagtaggaCCAGTAGGACCAATAGGACCAGTAGCTTCACCAGTATGAACTTCAGTGGTGAAGCAGGATAAGGAATTTTCCAAAGGACAGAAAAATGGAAGTTGATATAAGGTATGCAGCTTTTCTATCTGTTAAGTGTCTTTATATTCGATTCAGTTGAGGGTCCGGAGACactctgaggcagagagagagagaggagctcaTCTCAACCAAGTCAACCGGCCAGGGACCTTCTCAGCCAAGGGCCATCCAAACACCCtcattcaggtgtgtgtgtgtgtgtgtgtgtgtgagagagagagcgagagagataaatgtttttttaaggCAGTGAGATATACCGAGGTCCAGCTGAATGTAATTTCTCCTGTGTTTTACTGCATCAGACTGACAGGTCGAGGCGTCATCTAAACAGCAACAAAAAGAAACAACCGTATAGCCGCAAATCACGCTTTGGCACCTACTCCCTGCTCAGCCACAACCTGGCCACCTCTCTGCAGGTGCGTATCCATGGCAGCAATCTGCCGTGACCCCAAGTGTCGCCTTTTTACTTGGAAGAAATGAACGCCCATCTTACCCATTCAGGTGAAATGCTGTGTTCACTATTGTGATGACTACAAAACAGGAAATGTGAGATGGCGTATGTTTACCTTACTAAATCGAAGGCAGATTATAAATAATCTCTAGTGTAAACGGACGCCTGATATTCAAGGCAAATATTAAAAGCACAAATGTTGAAGTGAACATTTCCCATTCCAAAACGCATCTTGCCAGCATTACAGTGATTCATTAGTGTGGAGAGGAAGGGCTGATGGATCTCTGGGATTTCTCTTGCAGGTAGTGAGAGCCAGGCAGTTCTCTGCGGACGCTGGCACCAGACACATCCCCCCATTACAGGTACGGGAGGGAGAGGTCACCACACTTATTACTATACTTACCAAGACCAGTCATTGCCCTAAATGTTGGTCTACTCACAGCTGCAAGTGTAAACCGTACTAGACCTTATCATAACTATCAAGATAATCCAGAAGCTTAATTCAGAAATTAACCATAACCCAAAGACAAGGAGATACACCCTTTTACACCCACTCAGCTGGCTCATTGTAAAAAGGGCAGAGAGCAGCACACTACCTTTATAAAAGAATGGCTTTGTATTACTGCAACCGGTACGTCTGCACATGTTTGTTGCAGGCAGtgaagcagagagacagaagaagtGTGACCCGGAAGAAGAGCACGAAGGCAGCGGTCTGCTCGTGAGACGGGTCGCATGCAGAACGCACCAATCAAAGGCCAGCGCAGGCTGATTGGACCATGGGCTCCAATGGGACACATGTTAACTCCATTCTGAATGCTTTGTGCTGAGGCCATCGATCCTGGTGCACCACGCATGGAGTGTCGTGTTTGGACGTCATTAGCGAGGAGCGTGTTGCAAGCATGAATCGAGGGCCATTACATGCTAATCTACATTACCTGCAGCGGTCATTGCTAGCTCTTCAGATTTCAAAATGCACTACGATGgtaaaagtgcatgtgtgtacgttGTTTAAACACACAGGATCAATCTCTTGATTAGATGCTACAGGGCACTGAAACACCcataaacattcacacacaaaccaagGCTAGCCTGTATTAGCACTTATCATGGCAGGACAGTGAAAACAAATGCAGTGTATTTTTTAAAGCGCACTTTTACCTTATTTATGCTGACAAACATTAGCTGTAAACGTGCAGGGCTTTGCTAGAGCAAATCTGCTCTAAATAAGCAATACTCATATATACAGAGTATGAGAAATTTGGAACTACCAAAAACATTCCAGTCTTAAAATCTATAGTCATTTTGATATTACTCTTTCATTAAACTAAAATAagctatattttaaaaatataataagTGATAGATACAGAGCAGATACAGGTCTACAGTACTGTAGCGGACTGTGTAcatttctggttaaataaactCTATTTACTCATGTGGATCATTTTAAGGCCACTTACTGCTGATGTGAAACTAATCATACAAGGATTTAAAGGGTGAACCATGTTAATGAAGATGTTTGTATTAAAGTTATTTTTCTTTATGAATTATAGTGTTATATTAGATTTGGTTTAGTAAAAAGTGGGTAGAGGGTGAGACCGTGAGGAGAGACTGTAAGGAGAAGGAGAGACcgtgaggagagggagaaaccGCGAGGAAACACCGTGAAGAGAGGAAGTGCTGAGAAGTTGCAAGTGGTGACCTCATCACTCAGACCTTATATGGATCTCCAGCTACACATGGATCCACTCGCCTCTTaaccactctgtgtgtgtgtgtgtgtggggtgtgtgtgtgtgtgtgtgtgtgtgtgtgtagaccatcCCACAAATGCATTCAGTTAAGGGCTTTAGCATGTTTCTGTTTCGTGCTTGCTCACTGGCTGGTGAACCTCCCCACACAGACATCTGTTGAAGAGCTCAGTCTCCAAACCTTTATTGTCTGATTTGATGTAATAAAGTTTTTGCTGATGTACACAAGCAAGGCCGACAGTTCCAGCAGGAGCCAAGCGATCAGAAGGAAAAGAAACgctgtacactgtgtgtgtgtgtgtgtgtgagaaagtttCATCAGGAATCTGACAGGCAATAATATTTTTAAACAGCAATGTTTCTAAGAAAACATGATCCATCACATTTCATTTTACTGCTagaacaaaaatacatttttacagaTTTCAGATAGACATTTTAGTTGTACAATCCATTTCAAACGTTCATGTAGCACTGCTACAACAGTGACTGTTAGGAACTGTGTGCCGGAGATTAGCCAGCATGCTGTAATCTTTATACAGCTTGAGTCAGTACACCATTACAGGCTGATTTGGTCTGTTCAATTATATCCTGATCATGTAAAActgattaattcaattaagtAATAATTAAGTAATGCTGTTCAGAACTCAGAAAGAAATCAATGAACATgaggattatttttttaatcatatGACATGTAAATGACAACTGTGAAATTGTACAGTGCATTTAGAGTCAGATGCTTAAAAACAACTGACCAGATGTGGCAGTGTGGGCTCAGCTGTTGTTAAGAGGTCAGTCGAAACCAAATCCTGTGGCTTGTTTACAGTTTAGCGGCCGTTTGTCTGAGCTGCTGGGTGAGCTCCAGTCGTGCGAGGGAGGACAGGTGAACCTCGTCAGGGCCATCAGCCAATCGCAACGTCCGCACGTACGCATACCTGCACGCAGCCACATAGTGCTTCATCTTCTCCTGATCAGTAAtacgtgtgtgtacacacgcACTCTGGACTGCAGAATATATACAACATATACGCACAAAATACACGTTGGCCAAATTGGTAAATCATGTTTAGACTGTTCTACTTACATCTGAGCCAGGGGGAAGTCATCAGATACTCCAGCACCCCCGTGAACCTGAATAGCACAGTCCACCACCCTACAGGCCATCCGACCAGCTGCCACCTTAATCATGGCAATCTATgaaagacaaagacacacacacacacacacacaccgcagttAGTGTTAGTCCTACTGACACATTCATTGTACAACATTGTTCCAGGGTTTGTATGAGcatgaggcagagagaaagagcgtgagagagtgtgcatttgtgtgtgtgtgtctgtgcgttcacgtgcgtgagtgcgtgtgtgtgtatgcgtgcgtgtgtgtgtgcgtgcgtgtgtgtgcgtgcgtgtatgtgtgcgcgtgcgtgtgtgcgcgtgcgtgtgtgtgtgcgcatgcgtgtgtgtgtgcgcatgcgtgtgtgtgtgcgcatgcgtgtgtgtgtgtgtgtgtgtgtgtgcgcgcgtgcgtgtgtgcgtgcgtgtgtcatTGCTCTGGTGAGGTTAGGCTCACTACTGGGGGATACACAGACATGGCGTCACTAATGGGATCAACGCTCCGTCAGGCCGGATGCGGAGTTGCTGTGGCTACAGTCAGCAGGAAACACGGACAAACGATCATCACCCCAGGAGATCAGCAGGAGaatcacccccatcacccccctaTCGGTTTAATTCTCCTGACGTCACCCTCACGTTGAACGTTCTGCgggcgctgtg
This window harbors:
- the LOC143519145 gene encoding uncharacterized protein LOC143519145, translated to MSSVLWVCLLCVQGCLLTYALDCADTGSDCDPGALGSVKLRVRRHSEAERERGAHLNQVNRPGTFSAKGHPNTLIQTDRSRRHLNSNKKKQPYSRKSRFGTYSLLSHNLATSLQVVRARQFSADAGTRHIPPLQAVKQRDRRSVTRKKSTKAAVCS